From a single Lolium rigidum isolate FL_2022 chromosome 7, APGP_CSIRO_Lrig_0.1, whole genome shotgun sequence genomic region:
- the LOC124674421 gene encoding phosphatidylinositol glycan anchor biosynthesis class U protein-like: MAIRHYWPMAAAAVGFRLVLVLFGGDLHLSSRPEVSTPLTSLRRLAEGYWLKQASMSPYSGSMYHGSPLLLSVLGPLTSKRSGGHHAHIYCSLVFVAVDFIAAMLIRSTGRTLQVARGKSLKSLDLAKSVNDPVNASAGDTASLIYLWNPWTIITCVGSCTSPIENLMVVVMIYGACSRLAPLAAFGYVMATHLSLYPAILILPVTLLLGYGPDTPPAKVFLQKGLSASKVDISDIGKSTSQRGFGQISWKPVLHFMLWVFIWSCYVLVLNSIILNKAGGLQEMFEKTYGFILTVKDLSPNIGVLWYFFAEVFDFFRSFFLIVFNMNIIFMVLPLAIRLKHRPCFLAFVYTAIVAMLKSYPSAGDSALYLGLLGLFANELAEMQFTFFLFFGYIGVSLLSPVMHNLWIWRGTGNANFYFATGLAYTCLQTVLVVETVSSMIKHDRKLRLLIKT; this comes from the exons atggcgatccgACACTACTGGCCGATGGCCGCGGCGGCCGTCGGGTTCCGCCTCGTCCTGGTGCTCTTCGGCGGCGACCTCCACCTTTCCTCCCGCCCGGAGGTCTCCACCCCCCTCACATCCCTCCGCCGCC TGGCAGAAGGATACTGGCTGAAGCAGGCGTCCATGTCCCCATATTCCG GTTCGATGTATCATGGTTCCCCTTTGCTGCTATCGGTTCTGGGTCCATTAACCAGCAAAAG GTCAGGTGGACACCATGCCCACATATATTGCAG TTTGGTTTTTGTGGCTGTAGATTTTATAGCTGCTATGCTCATCCGATCAACTGGGCGTACACTCCAAGTAGCACGCGGGAAAAGCTTGAAGTCCCTTGACCTCGCAAAATCAGTAAACGATCCAG TGAATGCAAGTGCGGGAGATACTGCTTCTCTAATATATTTGTGGAACCCTTGGACAATAATCACCTGTGTGGGTTCATGTACGTCACCAATCGAGAATTTAATGGTTGTGGTAATGATATATGGAGCATGTTCCC GTCTCGCGCCGCTCGCTGCCTTTGGTTATGTTATGGCAACACACCTTTCTCTTTATCCTGCAATCCTCATTTTACCG GTTACTCTTTTACTGGGTTATGGCCCAGATACTCCTCCAGCCAAAGTTTTTCTTCAAAAAGGATTGAGTGCCAGTAAAGTTGACATTTCGGATATTGGAAAAAGTACTAGTCAAAGAGGTTTCGGACAAATCTCATGGAAACCAGTACTCCACTTCATGTTGTGGGTGTTTATCTGGTCATGTTATGTGCTGGTATTGAACAGCATTATTCTAAATAAAGCGGGTGGCCTTCAGGAGATGTTTGAAAA GACATATGGTTTTATCCTTACAGTGAAGGATTTATCACCAAATATTGGCGTGTTATg GTATTTCTTTGCTGAAGTCTtcgacttcttcagaagcttcTTCCTTATAGTctttaatatgaacattatctttATGGTCTTGCCGTTGGCAATCCGTTTGAAGCATCGACCGTGCTTCCTCGCCTTTGTTTACACAGCAATTGTCGCAATGTTGAAGTCTTACCCCTCG GCTGGAGATTCAGCTCTATATCTAGGACTTCTGGGCTTATTTGCCAATGAATTAGCAG AGATGCAATTCaccttcttcttgtttttcggaTATATTGGAGTCTCTCTCCTTAGCCCTGTCATGCACAACCTATGGATCTGGAGG GGTACTGGTAATGCAAATTTCTACTTTGCTACTGGCTTGGCTTATACCTGCCTTCAG ACTGTGTTGGTCGTAGAGACTGTAAGTTCGATGATAAAGCATGACAGGAAACTAAGGCTACTGATAAAAACATAA